In the Pseudolabrys taiwanensis genome, one interval contains:
- a CDS encoding alanyl-tRNA editing protein, with the protein MATDCLFRDDSYRQACDARVLAITEQGGLVLDRTVFYATSGGQPGDTGALITASGARIPIATAVYTDAAKTEIAHVPADGASAIAVGDTVTAAIDWDKRYARMRMHTALHLLSAVLPYAVTGGSVGDTDGRLDFDIPEAGLDKDDIAAKLAAMIASGAAVTSRWITDAELEANPGLVKTMSVKPPMGTGRVRLIEIAGLDLQPCGGTHVRKVDEIGAVQITGIEKKGKQNRRVRLAFA; encoded by the coding sequence ATGGCGACGGACTGCCTGTTTCGCGACGACTCGTATCGCCAAGCCTGCGACGCCCGCGTGCTGGCGATCACCGAACAAGGCGGGCTCGTGCTCGACCGCACCGTGTTCTACGCCACGTCCGGCGGCCAGCCGGGCGACACGGGCGCGCTGATCACGGCTTCCGGCGCGCGCATCCCGATCGCGACCGCGGTCTATACCGATGCCGCGAAGACCGAGATCGCGCATGTCCCGGCGGATGGCGCGTCGGCCATCGCCGTCGGCGACACGGTCACCGCCGCGATCGACTGGGACAAGCGCTATGCCCGCATGCGCATGCATACGGCGCTGCATCTGCTGTCGGCCGTGCTGCCTTACGCGGTGACGGGCGGCTCCGTCGGCGACACCGACGGCCGCCTCGATTTCGACATTCCCGAGGCCGGCCTCGACAAGGACGACATCGCCGCCAAGCTCGCGGCGATGATCGCCTCCGGAGCGGCGGTCACCAGCCGCTGGATCACCGATGCCGAACTCGAAGCCAATCCGGGGCTGGTCAAGACCATGTCGGTGAAGCCACCGATGGGCACCGGACGCGTGCGGCTGATCGAGATCGCCGGGCTCGACCTACAGCCCTGCGGCGGCACGCATGTCCGCAAGGTCGACGAGATCGGTGCGGTGCAGATCACCGGCATCGAGAAGAAGGGCAAGCAGAACCGCCGCGTGCGGCTCGCCTTCGCCTGA
- a CDS encoding cysteine synthase A: protein MTFRDGLVDAIGHTPLIKLQYASELTGCTILGKAEFMNPGGSVKDRAGKQMILEAEARGELEPGGLVVESTAGNTGIGLAIVANARGYRTIIVIPETQSQEKKDFLRLCGAELVEVPALAYSNPNNYQHVGRRLAEELKKTEKHGVIFADQWNNLDNSKAHYVSTGPEIWADTDGKVDGFICSVGSGGTLAGVSRYLKEKNPKIVTGVADPRGAAMYNLFAHGKAEASEGGSITEGIGLGRVTAIVEQMIVDKAYLIPDEEAVPLIFDLLAHEGLCLGGSTGVNVAGAIRLAKELGPGHTIVTILADGGARYQSKLFNPDFLRAKNLPVPTWLERQSNIKPPFV from the coding sequence ATGACATTTCGCGACGGCCTTGTGGACGCCATCGGCCACACCCCCTTGATCAAGCTTCAGTACGCGTCCGAGCTGACGGGCTGCACCATCCTCGGCAAGGCCGAGTTCATGAACCCGGGCGGTTCGGTGAAGGACCGCGCCGGTAAGCAGATGATCCTGGAAGCCGAAGCGCGGGGCGAGCTCGAGCCCGGAGGCCTGGTCGTGGAGTCGACCGCCGGCAATACCGGCATCGGTCTCGCGATCGTGGCGAATGCGCGCGGCTACCGCACCATCATCGTCATCCCCGAAACGCAGAGCCAGGAGAAGAAGGACTTCCTGCGGCTATGCGGTGCCGAATTGGTCGAGGTGCCGGCGCTCGCTTATTCGAACCCCAACAACTATCAGCATGTCGGACGGCGCCTCGCGGAAGAACTGAAGAAGACGGAGAAGCACGGCGTCATCTTCGCCGACCAGTGGAACAACCTCGACAACAGCAAGGCGCATTACGTATCGACCGGCCCCGAGATCTGGGCCGACACCGACGGAAAGGTCGATGGCTTCATCTGTTCGGTCGGCAGCGGCGGCACCCTGGCCGGCGTCTCGCGCTATCTCAAGGAAAAGAACCCGAAGATCGTGACCGGCGTCGCCGATCCCCGCGGCGCCGCGATGTACAATCTGTTCGCGCACGGCAAGGCGGAGGCAAGCGAAGGCGGCTCGATCACCGAAGGCATCGGTCTCGGCCGCGTCACAGCCATTGTCGAGCAGATGATCGTCGATAAGGCTTATCTCATTCCCGACGAGGAAGCCGTGCCGCTGATCTTCGATCTGCTCGCGCACGAGGGCCTGTGCCTTGGCGGATCGACCGGCGTCAATGTCGCCGGCGCCATCAGGCTCGCCAAGGAGCTCGGTCCCGGCCACACCATCGTGACCATCCTCGCCGACGGCGGCGCGCGCTATCAATCCAAGCTGTTCAATCCGGACTTCCTGCGCGCCAAGAACCTGCCCGTGCCGACGTGGCTCGAGCGCCAATCGAACATCAAGCCGCCTTTCGTCTGA
- a CDS encoding GGDEF domain-containing protein yields MSLDVNTLFVVTIYVEAILGLLLLFAWAQNTAIHAVCWWGFAHLIRAASVMLFGMYGTVPDLITIDLANALLFTAFAVTWTGARVFDGRPVEPVYLVTGAVVWLLVCRLPVLSDAINTRALVASGIITTYTWLTAYEFWRGRSEQLGSRWPAIFMLFAHGALYLLRTPLVAMLPWSPSDASMYGSVWLTVLSFEALLFTISVAFILLAMAKERTELRHRTAAMVDPLTGIANRRAFLQEAEELTKRHLAKPRPTAVLLIDLDNFKSINDRFGHALGDRVLEVFTEAARQSFRVSDLIGRLGGEEFAAIMYGVSCDEAVATAERLRERFAQAAQEVDGRPVCATVSIGVVVCQEAALDVPEHLAQADQALYFAKENGRNRVEVASLEAFVARGSEDARTSVGAAGLATKSAA; encoded by the coding sequence ATGAGTCTCGACGTCAACACCTTGTTTGTCGTGACGATCTACGTCGAGGCCATTCTTGGCCTGCTGCTGCTTTTTGCCTGGGCCCAGAACACCGCGATTCACGCCGTCTGCTGGTGGGGCTTTGCGCATCTGATCCGCGCCGCGTCGGTCATGCTGTTCGGCATGTACGGAACGGTACCCGATCTTATTACCATCGACCTCGCCAATGCGCTTCTCTTCACGGCCTTCGCCGTGACCTGGACCGGCGCCCGCGTGTTCGACGGCCGTCCGGTGGAGCCGGTCTATCTGGTCACAGGCGCCGTCGTGTGGCTCCTGGTATGCCGCTTGCCGGTATTGTCCGACGCGATCAACACCCGCGCCTTGGTCGCATCCGGCATCATCACGACCTACACCTGGCTCACCGCCTATGAGTTCTGGCGCGGCCGCAGCGAGCAACTCGGTTCGCGCTGGCCGGCGATCTTCATGCTGTTCGCGCATGGCGCGCTGTATCTGCTGCGCACGCCGCTGGTGGCGATGCTGCCATGGTCGCCGTCCGACGCCAGCATGTATGGCAGCGTGTGGCTGACCGTGCTGTCCTTCGAGGCGCTGCTGTTCACGATTTCCGTTGCCTTCATCCTGCTGGCGATGGCGAAGGAGCGCACCGAACTGCGTCACCGGACCGCGGCCATGGTCGACCCGCTCACCGGCATCGCCAACCGCCGCGCCTTCCTGCAGGAAGCCGAAGAGCTTACCAAGCGTCATCTCGCCAAGCCGCGCCCGACGGCCGTGCTGCTCATCGACCTCGATAACTTCAAGTCGATCAATGACCGCTTCGGTCACGCCCTGGGCGACCGCGTCCTCGAGGTTTTCACCGAGGCGGCACGGCAGTCCTTCCGGGTGTCGGACCTGATCGGGCGTCTCGGCGGTGAGGAGTTCGCCGCGATCATGTACGGCGTTTCCTGCGACGAGGCGGTGGCCACGGCGGAACGTTTGCGTGAACGTTTTGCGCAGGCGGCACAGGAAGTCGATGGCCGCCCGGTCTGCGCGACGGTGTCGATCGGCGTCGTGGTCTGTCAGGAGGCGGCGCTCGACGTTCCCGAGCATCTGGCGCAGGCCGATCAGGCGCTCTATTTCGCCAAAGAGAACGGCCGGAATCGCGTCGAGGTTGCGTCGCTGGAAGCCTTCGTCGCGCGTGGCAGCGAGGACGCGCGGACCTCGGTCGGCGCGGCTGGCCTCGCGACCAAGTCCGCGGCTTAA
- a CDS encoding ABC transporter substrate-binding protein, with product MQPFKWLGTAALGLALSTGAQAANVKIGIMLPFSGVNADLGDANIKGMDLYLKLHAKDIAPHTIEVIKRDEGPPSGAAAKTVATELITNDKVKMIVGVVFSPSAIAMAPVITQAKVPLLISNAGTAWITNLSPYIARVSFSMWHDGYPMGTYAAKDLKCKTAAMGYTDFPPGKDSTEAFKTGFEKAGGQVIDAIPMGNPAQVPDMTPFFQRVKDKKPDCFYVFIPSGSHASAVVKAYGEVGLKQAGIKLIGPKDVVPDTKLQDMGDAAIGTIVMSNYAADLDNAPNKEFVKAWHEAYGANSNPDFMSAAAWDAMAATFAVIKKLDGNLDDPEKVMAALKGWSTDGPRGKVSIDPETRDVVNDEWALEVIKKPDGKLGTKVLGSIKGVKDECKELKVGRCGQGK from the coding sequence ATGCAGCCGTTCAAATGGCTCGGCACGGCCGCGCTCGGCTTGGCGCTGAGCACCGGTGCTCAGGCGGCCAACGTAAAAATTGGCATCATGTTGCCGTTTTCCGGCGTGAACGCCGATCTCGGCGACGCCAACATCAAGGGCATGGATCTTTATCTGAAGCTCCACGCCAAGGATATTGCGCCGCACACGATCGAAGTCATCAAGCGCGATGAAGGCCCGCCGTCGGGCGCCGCCGCCAAGACGGTGGCGACCGAGCTCATCACCAACGATAAGGTGAAGATGATCGTCGGCGTGGTGTTCTCGCCGTCGGCGATCGCCATGGCGCCCGTCATCACGCAGGCCAAGGTGCCGCTTCTGATTTCGAACGCCGGCACGGCCTGGATTACCAATCTGTCGCCGTACATTGCGCGCGTGTCCTTCAGCATGTGGCACGACGGCTATCCGATGGGCACCTACGCGGCGAAGGATCTCAAGTGTAAGACCGCGGCGATGGGCTACACCGATTTCCCGCCGGGCAAGGACTCGACCGAAGCCTTCAAGACCGGCTTCGAGAAGGCCGGCGGTCAGGTCATCGACGCGATCCCGATGGGCAATCCGGCGCAGGTGCCGGACATGACGCCGTTCTTCCAGCGCGTGAAGGACAAGAAGCCGGACTGCTTCTATGTCTTCATTCCGTCGGGCAGCCACGCCTCGGCGGTGGTGAAGGCCTATGGCGAAGTCGGCCTCAAGCAGGCCGGCATCAAGCTGATCGGCCCGAAGGACGTCGTGCCGGACACGAAGTTGCAGGATATGGGTGATGCCGCGATCGGCACCATCGTCATGAGCAACTACGCCGCCGATCTCGACAACGCGCCGAACAAGGAGTTCGTGAAGGCTTGGCATGAAGCCTATGGCGCCAACTCCAATCCGGACTTCATGTCAGCCGCGGCCTGGGACGCGATGGCCGCGACCTTCGCCGTGATCAAGAAGCTCGACGGCAATCTCGACGATCCGGAAAAGGTGATGGCCGCGCTCAAGGGCTGGTCCACCGACGGTCCGCGCGGCAAGGTTTCGATCGATCCGGAAACCCGCGACGTCGTCAACGACGAGTGGGCGCTTGAAGTCATCAAGAAGCCCGACGGCAAGCTCGGCACCAAGGTCCTCGGCAGCATCAAGGGCGTCAAGGACGAGTGCAAGGAGCTCAAGGTCGGCCGTTGCGGGCAGGGCAAGTAA
- a CDS encoding branched-chain amino acid ABC transporter permease, which yields MSASAIVSILFDGLAYAMVLFIISVGLSITMGLMGFVNLAHGAFAMAGGYLVVTLTRSWGVPFLPSLLIAAVVVGVASIPFERLLYSRLYKATELDQVLLTIGLAFMAIASYTYFYGPSPLTVPLPSFLTGQIDIGVRTVPTYRAFTIVVGAVLIALLWYGFERTNIGAKIRAAVDNRRMAQSVGINVDRLFTLTFALGSGLAAFGGGLAIQTFGLTPSFAVLYLVFFLIIVSVGGLGSLKGTLIASILLGVFDIGGKYLYSDAGGFFIYVLTVLVLLIKPAGLYGRE from the coding sequence GTGTCCGCCAGTGCGATCGTCAGTATTTTGTTCGACGGGCTCGCCTACGCGATGGTGCTGTTCATCATCTCGGTCGGCCTGTCGATCACCATGGGCCTCATGGGCTTCGTCAATCTGGCGCATGGCGCTTTCGCCATGGCGGGCGGCTATCTCGTCGTCACGCTGACACGCAGTTGGGGTGTGCCGTTTCTGCCGTCCTTGCTGATTGCCGCGGTGGTGGTCGGCGTCGCCAGCATCCCATTCGAGCGCCTCTTGTATTCGAGGCTCTACAAGGCGACCGAGCTCGACCAGGTGCTGCTGACCATCGGCTTGGCCTTCATGGCGATCGCCAGCTACACCTATTTCTACGGCCCGTCGCCGCTCACCGTGCCGCTGCCGTCGTTCCTGACGGGGCAGATCGACATCGGCGTGCGCACGGTGCCGACCTATCGCGCTTTCACCATTGTCGTCGGCGCGGTGCTGATCGCACTGCTGTGGTACGGCTTCGAGCGCACCAATATCGGCGCCAAGATCCGTGCCGCGGTGGATAACCGCCGCATGGCGCAGTCGGTCGGCATCAATGTCGATCGTCTGTTCACGCTGACCTTCGCGCTCGGCTCGGGGCTCGCGGCCTTCGGCGGCGGCCTCGCCATTCAGACCTTCGGTCTGACGCCGAGCTTCGCGGTGCTTTATCTCGTATTCTTCCTGATCATCGTCTCCGTGGGCGGCCTCGGCAGCCTGAAAGGCACATTGATCGCGTCGATCCTGCTCGGCGTGTTCGATATCGGCGGCAAATATCTTTACTCGGATGCCGGCGGCTTCTTCATCTACGTGCTGACGGTGCTCGTTCTCCTGATCAAGCCAGCGGGACTCTATGGCCGTGAGTGA
- a CDS encoding branched-chain amino acid ABC transporter permease, whose protein sequence is MSDIQTAAPVRDASTTAARIRAADFVVKRHYLRWWEALPWLLIIAAYFVFPDRLTFGTQVLIGIMFALSLDLILGYAGIVTLGHALFFGIGAYTVALLTARWNWGEPISAMLLAIVLSAAAGLVSGWFLLRYRGLTLLMLTLAAAILVQEAGNYRSDITGGYDGVPGMEIWKLFGVFENDLYGRTYYVYVGVLLFIVWYVVRRIVYSPYGAALTGIRENVRRMHAIGSPVHRRLVTAYTLAAGLAGMAGALFAQSTAYTTLGVFDFDNSAKVMVMLILGGTGRLYGAFIGAAVYLVLEDNLSKLSPTFWQFGIGLLLVLTVLFARRGLLGLLEDAIKLFRRGGNA, encoded by the coding sequence GTGAGTGATATCCAGACGGCCGCGCCGGTTCGTGACGCTTCGACCACCGCGGCGCGCATCCGCGCCGCCGATTTTGTCGTCAAACGCCATTACCTGCGCTGGTGGGAAGCGCTGCCGTGGCTCCTGATCATCGCGGCCTATTTCGTCTTCCCCGACCGGCTGACCTTCGGCACGCAGGTGCTGATCGGCATCATGTTCGCGCTCTCGCTCGATCTGATCCTGGGCTATGCCGGCATCGTCACGCTCGGCCATGCGCTGTTCTTCGGTATCGGCGCTTACACGGTGGCGCTGCTGACGGCGCGCTGGAACTGGGGCGAGCCGATTTCGGCGATGCTGCTGGCGATCGTGCTGTCGGCGGCCGCGGGCCTCGTGTCGGGCTGGTTCCTGCTGCGCTATCGCGGTCTGACGTTGCTGATGCTGACGCTGGCCGCCGCCATCCTGGTGCAGGAGGCCGGCAACTACCGCTCGGACATCACGGGCGGCTATGACGGCGTGCCGGGCATGGAGATCTGGAAGCTGTTCGGGGTCTTCGAAAACGACCTCTATGGGCGCACCTATTACGTCTATGTCGGCGTTCTCCTGTTTATCGTCTGGTACGTCGTCCGGCGGATCGTTTATTCGCCGTACGGCGCGGCGCTGACTGGCATTCGCGAGAACGTGCGGCGCATGCACGCCATCGGCTCGCCGGTGCACCGGCGTCTCGTCACCGCCTATACGCTCGCCGCCGGCCTTGCCGGCATGGCGGGCGCGCTGTTCGCACAATCGACGGCCTATACGACGCTCGGCGTGTTCGACTTCGACAACTCGGCCAAGGTGATGGTGATGCTGATCCTCGGCGGCACCGGGCGGCTCTATGGCGCCTTCATCGGCGCCGCCGTGTATCTGGTGCTGGAGGACAATCTGTCGAAGCTCAGCCCGACCTTCTGGCAGTTCGGCATCGGCCTCCTGCTCGTGCTCACCGTATTGTTCGCGCGCCGCGGTTTGCTCGGTCTCTTGGAGGACGCGATCAAGTTGTTCCGCCGGGGAGGCAACGCATGA
- a CDS encoding ABC transporter ATP-binding protein — translation MTAALQVEKLNRSFGALAVTRDVDLTLERGARHALIGPNGAGKTTLVNLITGVLRPQSGRVLLNGDDVTQTSQAARARRGLARTFQINQLFRGLTVLENLTMTIGERDGECNNLWRAAGAKPSIIEEALDHLESLRLVDDALRLVRELPYGRQRLVEIAIALAQKPRVLLLDEPAAGVPSSESHLILDVVAALDPDIAVLIIEHDMDVVFRFAKEITVLVQGAVFTHGTPQQIMADEQVRAVYLGEEGHKVAGAAHG, via the coding sequence ATGACCGCCGCTCTCCAGGTCGAAAAGCTCAATCGCTCCTTTGGCGCGTTGGCCGTCACCCGAGACGTCGATCTGACGCTCGAGCGCGGCGCGCGTCACGCCCTGATTGGGCCGAACGGCGCCGGCAAGACGACGCTCGTCAATCTCATCACCGGCGTGCTGCGGCCGCAATCCGGCCGCGTGCTGCTCAACGGTGACGACGTCACCCAGACGAGCCAGGCCGCGCGCGCGCGGCGCGGGCTCGCGCGCACCTTCCAGATCAATCAGCTGTTCCGCGGCCTGACCGTGCTCGAAAACCTGACGATGACGATCGGCGAGCGGGACGGGGAGTGCAACAATCTGTGGCGTGCCGCCGGCGCCAAGCCGTCGATCATCGAGGAGGCGCTGGACCATCTCGAATCCCTGCGCCTCGTCGATGACGCGCTGCGGCTGGTGCGCGAGCTGCCCTATGGCCGCCAGCGTCTGGTCGAGATCGCCATCGCGCTCGCGCAGAAGCCGCGCGTGCTGCTGCTCGACGAGCCGGCGGCCGGTGTGCCGTCCTCCGAGAGCCATCTGATCCTCGACGTCGTCGCCGCGCTCGATCCCGACATCGCCGTGCTGATCATCGAGCACGACATGGACGTGGTGTTCCGTTTCGCCAAGGAGATCACCGTGCTGGTGCAGGGCGCGGTCTTCACGCACGGCACGCCGCAGCAGATCATGGCCGACGAGCAGGTGCGGGCGGTTTATCTGGGTGAGGAAGGCCATAAGGTTGCGGGGGCGGCGCATGGCTGA
- a CDS encoding ABC transporter ATP-binding protein gives MAESALELDNVRAGYGETVVLEDIRLKIAPGETLSVIGRNGVGKSTLLATIMGHTTLHGGRIVLQGKDISRLATYRRVAAGLGYVPQEREIFPSLTVRENLEVAARPGRWTVKTVFELFPRLSERITNMGNQLSGGEQQMLAIGRALIGNPSVVLMDEPSEGLAPVIVEELARAIKRLTQDGGLTTIVVEQNSRLALSLSPRAIVMDRGHVIYDGASETLRNDPAKLEQLIGVAKA, from the coding sequence ATGGCTGAGTCCGCGCTCGAACTCGACAATGTTCGCGCCGGCTACGGCGAGACGGTGGTGCTGGAGGATATCCGGCTCAAGATCGCACCGGGCGAGACGCTCTCGGTCATCGGCCGCAACGGCGTCGGCAAGTCGACGCTGCTCGCGACCATCATGGGTCATACGACGCTGCACGGCGGCCGCATTGTGCTGCAGGGCAAGGACATCTCGCGCCTCGCCACCTATCGGCGTGTCGCCGCGGGCCTCGGTTATGTGCCGCAGGAGCGCGAGATTTTTCCGTCGCTGACGGTGCGGGAAAATCTCGAAGTGGCGGCGCGCCCCGGGCGCTGGACGGTCAAGACGGTTTTCGAGTTGTTCCCGCGGCTGTCCGAGCGCATCACCAACATGGGCAATCAACTGTCCGGCGGCGAGCAGCAGATGCTGGCGATCGGGCGCGCGCTGATCGGCAATCCGAGCGTCGTGCTGATGGACGAGCCTTCCGAAGGCCTCGCGCCGGTGATCGTCGAGGAGTTGGCGCGTGCCATCAAGCGGCTGACGCAGGACGGCGGCCTGACCACGATCGTGGTCGAACAGAACTCGCGCCTGGCGCTGTCGCTCTCGCCGCGCGCGATCGTGATGGACCGAGGGCACGTCATCTACGACGGCGCCAGCGAGACCCTGCGCAACGATCCCGCCAAGCTGGAGCAGCTCATCGGTGTCGCGAAAGCGTAG
- a CDS encoding cobalamin-independent methionine synthase II family protein, with translation MKHSTDRILTTHVGSLIRPDDLQVFIRAKQSGKPYDEAGYKKCLADSVAEVVRHQAEAGIDVPSDGEFGKSISWAQYALTRLSGFERRPIKSEGANPFKRGADRTKFAAFYEELDAKEAVSTTMEAICVGPIKYTGHAELQTDIDNFKAALKNVKVEDAFMPVAAPASVIPDRKNEYYKNDEELQTAIAAAMRDEYRQIIDAGFLVQLDDARLAVTYDRMVPPASFEDYRKWLARQVDIINHAIEGLPADRIRYHVCWGSWPGPHTSDVPLKDVVDLILKIKVGAYVIEGANPRHEHEWQVWRNAKLAPGQVLIPGVISHATNVVEHPELVAERIVRLANLVGRENVIAGTDCGFAQGPFYRRVHPQIMWAKLEALAEGARIASKELWAKAAA, from the coding sequence ATGAAACACAGCACAGATCGCATCCTCACCACCCATGTCGGCAGTCTGATCCGTCCGGACGACTTGCAGGTTTTCATCCGCGCCAAGCAGTCCGGCAAGCCGTACGACGAGGCGGGCTACAAGAAGTGTCTCGCCGACAGCGTGGCCGAGGTGGTGCGGCATCAGGCCGAGGCCGGCATCGACGTGCCGAGCGACGGCGAGTTCGGCAAATCGATCTCGTGGGCGCAATATGCGCTGACGCGCTTGTCCGGTTTCGAGCGGCGGCCGATCAAGTCCGAAGGGGCGAACCCGTTCAAGCGCGGCGCCGACCGCACCAAGTTCGCCGCGTTCTATGAAGAGCTGGACGCCAAGGAAGCCGTCTCGACGACGATGGAGGCAATCTGCGTCGGGCCGATCAAATATACCGGCCACGCCGAGCTGCAGACCGACATCGACAACTTCAAGGCGGCGCTCAAGAACGTGAAGGTCGAAGACGCCTTCATGCCGGTCGCTGCGCCGGCGAGCGTCATCCCGGACCGCAAGAACGAGTATTACAAGAACGACGAGGAACTGCAGACGGCGATTGCCGCAGCGATGCGCGACGAATACCGGCAGATCATCGATGCCGGCTTCCTGGTGCAACTCGACGACGCGCGGCTCGCGGTCACCTACGACCGCATGGTGCCGCCGGCCTCGTTCGAGGATTACCGTAAGTGGCTGGCGCGGCAGGTCGACATCATCAACCACGCCATCGAGGGCCTGCCGGCCGATCGCATCCGCTATCACGTGTGCTGGGGCTCGTGGCCGGGCCCGCACACCAGCGACGTGCCGCTCAAGGACGTGGTCGACCTCATTCTGAAGATCAAGGTCGGCGCCTATGTGATCGAGGGCGCCAATCCGCGCCACGAGCACGAATGGCAGGTGTGGCGGAACGCCAAGCTGGCGCCGGGTCAGGTTCTGATCCCAGGCGTCATCAGCCACGCCACCAACGTGGTCGAGCATCCGGAACTGGTGGCCGAGCGCATCGTGCGCCTGGCCAATCTGGTCGGCCGCGAGAACGTCATCGCCGGCACCGACTGCGGCTTCGCACAGGGCCCGTTCTATCGCCGTGTGCATCCGCAGATCATGTGGGCGAAGCTCGAGGCGCTGGCCGAAGGCGCGCGGATCGCCAGCAAGGAACTCTGGGCCAAGGCTGCGGCGTAA
- a CDS encoding M24 family metallopeptidase, giving the protein MNVNASASNGLAIPFDHARLDRLMEAAGIDVVIATSKHNVQYLLGGHRADFFDYMDATGITRYLPVLVYPKGRPEKAAYIGHRLEKFQREVKPMWTPETQTASAGSVDAMQKAVDYMRKAGIAPKRIAAEYGFLPYDAANVLRSAFPDAEWVDALYVLERQRAKKSARELELIKIASEAVIESMKAVIASSTPGTTKADVVEALRREETNRGLTFEYCLITAGTSFNRAPSEQRWEKGDIMSIDSGGNYQGYIGDVCRMAIQGEPDAELQDLLAEIETIQRAAMKPIRAGTLGKEIYAAGEPLCARSPHHNHLDFLAHGMGLVSHEAPRLTSHGPVPYPGDYADEPLEAGMVVSVETTLMHPTRGFIKLEDTVVVTDAGHEVYGEGARGWNRAGP; this is encoded by the coding sequence ATGAACGTCAACGCGTCCGCGTCAAACGGCCTCGCCATCCCCTTCGATCACGCCCGGCTCGACCGCCTCATGGAGGCGGCCGGGATCGACGTCGTGATCGCGACCTCCAAACACAATGTGCAGTATCTGCTCGGCGGGCACCGGGCGGATTTCTTCGATTACATGGATGCGACCGGCATCACGCGCTATCTGCCGGTGCTCGTTTATCCCAAGGGACGGCCGGAAAAGGCCGCCTATATCGGCCATCGCCTGGAGAAGTTCCAGCGTGAGGTGAAGCCGATGTGGACGCCGGAGACGCAGACGGCGAGCGCCGGCTCGGTCGACGCCATGCAGAAGGCGGTCGACTACATGCGCAAGGCGGGCATCGCGCCTAAACGCATCGCGGCCGAGTATGGCTTCCTGCCATACGATGCCGCCAACGTGCTGCGCTCGGCATTTCCCGACGCAGAATGGGTCGATGCGCTCTACGTGCTCGAGCGCCAGCGCGCCAAGAAGTCGGCACGCGAACTCGAACTGATCAAGATTGCCTCGGAGGCGGTCATCGAGTCGATGAAGGCGGTGATCGCGTCATCGACGCCCGGCACGACCAAAGCCGACGTGGTCGAAGCCTTGCGCCGCGAGGAAACCAACCGCGGCCTGACGTTCGAGTACTGCCTCATCACCGCCGGCACGAGCTTCAACCGCGCGCCGTCCGAGCAGCGCTGGGAGAAGGGCGACATCATGTCGATCGACTCCGGCGGCAACTATCAGGGCTATATCGGCGACGTCTGCCGCATGGCGATCCAAGGCGAGCCGGATGCCGAGTTGCAAGATCTGCTTGCCGAGATCGAAACCATCCAGCGCGCGGCAATGAAGCCGATCCGCGCCGGCACGCTTGGCAAGGAGATCTACGCCGCCGGCGAGCCCCTCTGCGCGCGCTCGCCGCATCACAACCATCTCGACTTCCTGGCGCACGGCATGGGGCTCGTCAGCCACGAGGCGCCGCGGCTCACCAGCCATGGGCCGGTGCCGTATCCCGGCGATTACGCCGACGAGCCGTTGGAAGCGGGCATGGTCGTGTCGGTCGAGACGACGCTGATGCATCCGACGCGCGGCTTCATCAAGCTCGAGGACACCGTCGTCGTCACCGACGCGGGCCACGAGGTCTATGGCGAAGGCGCGCGCGGCTGGAATAGGGCGGGCCCGTAG